A genomic region of Glycine max cultivar Williams 82 chromosome 15, Glycine_max_v4.0, whole genome shotgun sequence contains the following coding sequences:
- the LOC100819001 gene encoding serine/threonine-protein kinase RHS3 yields MTSNPVKMPDLPETQMEHKLSEAAHPSAHSSSANSGNNSPTHPKNVNQEAKDTSTTTVHYSGNETGHMDQASKTEANLEGKSRPQNLLPPNRNLSDFNPQQHQSPSTKKPNSNSDHHAKAMSVSTPQTKTSTNQGQGSGASSRSDSLESTSAPIRPHTGGDVRWEAINMISRVGSLNLSHFRLLKRIGYGDIGSVYLVELKGTRTYFAMKVMDKAALISRNKLLRAQTEREILGLLDHPFLPTLYSYFETDKFYCLIMEFCSGGDLHSLRQKQPNKCFTEEAARFYASEVLLALEYLHMLGIVYRDLKPENLLVRDEGHIMLSDFDLSLRCSVSPTLVKSSSAHAGNSSSSGNNDVGGILTDDQAAQSTTQVSSFFPRILPSKKNRKAKSDFGLLVGGGRLPELMAEPTNVRSMSFVGTHEYLAPEIIKGEGHGSAVDWWTFGIFLYELLLGTTPFKGSGYKATLFNVVGQPLRFPETPQVSAVARDLIRGLLVKEPQKRIAYKRGATEIKQHPFFEGMNWALVRSATPPHIPEAIDFSKYASKDTATPADKKMADIANDKHSNSATDSYIDFEYF; encoded by the exons CAGATGGAGCACAAGTTATCAGAAGCGGCACACCCTAGTGCTCATAGTAGTAGTGCAAATTCAGGAAACAACTCACCAACTCATCCCAAGAATGTGaaccaagaagcaaaagacACCAGCACAACAACTGTCCACTACTCAGGAAATGAAACTGGACATATGGACCAGGCTTCCAAAACTGAAGCAAATTTGGAAGGTAAATCCAGACCCCAGAACTTACTGCCACCAAACAGGAACTTATCTGACTTCAACCCTCAACAACACCAAAGTCCAAGCACAAAGAAGCCTAATTCAAATTCTGATCATCATGCAAAGGCAATGTCTGTGTCTACCCCTCAAACAAAGACCAGTACCAATCAAGGTCAAGGGAGTGGTGCTAGTTCTCGGAGTGATAGCTTAGAGAGCACAAGTGCACCTATTAGGCCACACACTGGGGGTGATGTGAGGTGGGAAGCTATCAACATGATTTCAAGGGTTGGCTCTCTCAATCTCAGCCATTTCAGGCTTCTCAAGCGCATCGGTTACGGAGACATTGGGAGTGTGTACCTTGTGGAACTTAAGGGAACTAGGACCTACTTTGCTATGAAAGTTATGGACAAGGCAGCTCTTATAAGCAGAAATAAGCTTCTGAGGGCACAGACAGAAAGGGAGATTCTTGGACTCCTTGATCACCCCTTCCTCCCCACTTTGTATTCTTACTTTGAAACTGATAAGTTTTATTGCTTGATCATGGAATTCTGTAGTGGGGGTGATCTTCATTCTCTAAGACAAAAGCAACCTAACAAGTGTTTCACTGAAGAAGCTGCAAG ATTTTATGCTTCAGAGGTGTTGTTAGCTCTCGAGTACCTGCACATGCTTGGCATTGTATACAGAGACTTAAAGCCAGAGAATCTTCTAGTCAGAGATGAAGGGCACATAATGCTCTCAGATTTTGATTTATCCCTTCGCTGTTCCGTCAGTCCTACACTAGTCAAGTCTTCTTCCGCCCACGCAGGCAACAGTAGTAGCAGTGGCAACAATGATGTTGGAGGCATATTAACTGATGACCAAGCAGCGCAAAGCACTACTCAGGTATCAAGTTTTTTCCCGCGCATTTTGCCTTCAAAGAAAAACCGCAAGGCAAAGTCAGATTTTGGCCTATTGGTTGGTGGAGGACGCCTTCCTGAACTGATGGCAGAACCCACCAATGTGCGTTCAATGTCATTTGTAGGGACACATGAGTACCTTGCTCCTGAGATTATCAAAGGAGAGGGTCATGGTAGTGCAGTAGACTGGTGGACTTTTGGGATCTTCTTGTATGAGTTGTTGCTTGGAACGACCCCTTTCAAGGGTTCAGGATATAAAGCCACACTTTTCAATGTTGTTGGACAACCACTTAGGTTCCCAGAAACTCCCCAAGTCAGTGCTGTGGCTCGTGACCTTATTAGAGGGTTGTTGGTGAAAGAGCCTCAGAAGAGAATTGCATATAAGAGAGGAGCTACAGAGATAAAACAACACCCATTTTTTGAGGGAATGAACTGGGCTTTAGTTAGAAGTGCCACCCCTCCCCACATACCAGAGGCTATAGATTTCTCCAAGTATGCTAGCAAAGA